One Pocillopora verrucosa isolate sample1 chromosome 10, ASM3666991v2, whole genome shotgun sequence genomic window carries:
- the LOC131772994 gene encoding gamma-butyrobetaine dioxygenase isoform X1 — MKDLKSTCGERSKFNPLHPNIRSVMLLRASLRQPLCHFIWKRTKITSSVNYIKALVSEDCLEIEWNDGHKSRFHNSWLRFSCQCEHCKQSHSGQRTIDTLSIPEPLEISDFSLSKNKENLEVKWENERDHQGVLNLQWLRENCYSEVARKLDNKRRITQPHIGEHSLPEVEYSTIMESREGLWKMLSQLSDHGVSLVKNVPHDDEENVLKVGRLIGPIQETIYGKMFDVVSTPNPINIAYSSVGLSYHIDLAYYESPPGLQLLHCLRFDSDIEGGESLFLDAFYVAEEFRKQFPKEFDDLVRIPGTFQKIHFERDYPVKLVYKRPHIVLSPDKEIVAVTWAPPFEGPLSVPEEDVEPYYRAYRLFSKLMEESPLQKSVRLHKGDLVCFNNRRILHGRNSFNLNGGVRHFKGAYVNIDEFRNAFQVTSELVGSGEPCRRSGNHCFL; from the exons ATGAAAGACTTGAAATCAACATGTGGAGAGAGAAgcaagtttaaccctttacacccgaacatca GGTCAGTCATGCTTTTGAGAGCAAGTCTTAGGCAACCTCTTTGTCATTTTATCTGGAAGAGAACAAAG ATCACATCCAGTGTAAATTACATTAAAGCTCTGGTGTCTGAAGATTGTTTAGAAATAGAATGGAATGATGGACATAAATCTAG GTTTCATAACAGCTGGTTAAGGTTTTCTTGCCAGTGTGAACACTGCAAGCAGTCACACAGTGGCCAGAGGACCATTGACACCCTTTCCATTCCAGAACCACTTGAAATCTCAGATTTCTCACTTTCTA aaaataaggaaaatcttgaagtgaaatgggAGAATGAAAGAGACCACCAAGGTGTACTCAACTTACAGTGGCTGAGAGAAAATTGTTACTCTGAAGTGGCCAGAAAATTAGACAACAAAAGGCGAATAACTCAACCCCATATTGGCGAG CACAGTTTGCCAGAGGTTGAATATAGTACCATTATGGAATCCAGGGAAGGTCTTTGGAA AATGCTGTCTCAGCTAAGTGACCATGGTGTTTCGTTAGTTAAAAATGTTCCTCATGACGATGAGGAAAATGTGTTGAAG GTTGGAAGACTAATTGGACCGATACAAGAGACCATTTATGGAAAA ATGTTTGACGTGGTTTCCACCCCAAATCCAATCAATATTGCATATTCCAGTGTAGGCCTTAGTTACCACATAGATCTTGCTTATTACGAGTCTCCACCTGGACTACAGCTTTTGCACTGCCTCAG GTTTGATTCTGATATCGAAGGTGGGGAAAGTTTATTTCTAGATGCCTTTTACGTTGCTGAGGAATTCAGGAAACAATTTCCTAAAGAATTTGATGATCTTGTGAGAATTCCCGGAACATTTCAGAAGATACATTTTGAAAG GGATTATCCAGTCAAGTTAGTTTACAAGAGACCGCACATTGTTCTCAGTCCAGATAAAGAG aTTGTGGCCGTAACTTGGGCGCCACCTTTTGAGGGTCCCTTGTCAGTTCCGGAG GAAGATGTTGAGCCGTATTATAGAGCTTATAGATTATTTTCAAAGTTGATGGAAGAATCTCCTTTACAG AAATCGGTGAGGTTGCATAAAGGAGACTTAGTATGTTTCAACAATCGGCGTATTCTTCACGGAAGAAACTCTTTCAATTTAAATGGCGGTGTTAGGCACTTTAAG GGTGCCTATGTCAACATCGACGAGTTTAGAAATGCATTTCAAGTGACATCAGAGCTGGTCGGATCTGGAGAGCCCTGCAGGAGATCTGGAAACCATTGCTTCCTTTAG
- the LOC131772994 gene encoding gamma-butyrobetaine dioxygenase isoform X2 gives MAAKLGDCRKLGSVMLLRASLRQPLCHFIWKRTKITSSVNYIKALVSEDCLEIEWNDGHKSRFHNSWLRFSCQCEHCKQSHSGQRTIDTLSIPEPLEISDFSLSKNKENLEVKWENERDHQGVLNLQWLRENCYSEVARKLDNKRRITQPHIGEHSLPEVEYSTIMESREGLWKMLSQLSDHGVSLVKNVPHDDEENVLKVGRLIGPIQETIYGKMFDVVSTPNPINIAYSSVGLSYHIDLAYYESPPGLQLLHCLRFDSDIEGGESLFLDAFYVAEEFRKQFPKEFDDLVRIPGTFQKIHFERDYPVKLVYKRPHIVLSPDKEIVAVTWAPPFEGPLSVPEEDVEPYYRAYRLFSKLMEESPLQKSVRLHKGDLVCFNNRRILHGRNSFNLNGGVRHFKGAYVNIDEFRNAFQVTSELVGSGEPCRRSGNHCFL, from the exons GGTCAGTCATGCTTTTGAGAGCAAGTCTTAGGCAACCTCTTTGTCATTTTATCTGGAAGAGAACAAAG ATCACATCCAGTGTAAATTACATTAAAGCTCTGGTGTCTGAAGATTGTTTAGAAATAGAATGGAATGATGGACATAAATCTAG GTTTCATAACAGCTGGTTAAGGTTTTCTTGCCAGTGTGAACACTGCAAGCAGTCACACAGTGGCCAGAGGACCATTGACACCCTTTCCATTCCAGAACCACTTGAAATCTCAGATTTCTCACTTTCTA aaaataaggaaaatcttgaagtgaaatgggAGAATGAAAGAGACCACCAAGGTGTACTCAACTTACAGTGGCTGAGAGAAAATTGTTACTCTGAAGTGGCCAGAAAATTAGACAACAAAAGGCGAATAACTCAACCCCATATTGGCGAG CACAGTTTGCCAGAGGTTGAATATAGTACCATTATGGAATCCAGGGAAGGTCTTTGGAA AATGCTGTCTCAGCTAAGTGACCATGGTGTTTCGTTAGTTAAAAATGTTCCTCATGACGATGAGGAAAATGTGTTGAAG GTTGGAAGACTAATTGGACCGATACAAGAGACCATTTATGGAAAA ATGTTTGACGTGGTTTCCACCCCAAATCCAATCAATATTGCATATTCCAGTGTAGGCCTTAGTTACCACATAGATCTTGCTTATTACGAGTCTCCACCTGGACTACAGCTTTTGCACTGCCTCAG GTTTGATTCTGATATCGAAGGTGGGGAAAGTTTATTTCTAGATGCCTTTTACGTTGCTGAGGAATTCAGGAAACAATTTCCTAAAGAATTTGATGATCTTGTGAGAATTCCCGGAACATTTCAGAAGATACATTTTGAAAG GGATTATCCAGTCAAGTTAGTTTACAAGAGACCGCACATTGTTCTCAGTCCAGATAAAGAG aTTGTGGCCGTAACTTGGGCGCCACCTTTTGAGGGTCCCTTGTCAGTTCCGGAG GAAGATGTTGAGCCGTATTATAGAGCTTATAGATTATTTTCAAAGTTGATGGAAGAATCTCCTTTACAG AAATCGGTGAGGTTGCATAAAGGAGACTTAGTATGTTTCAACAATCGGCGTATTCTTCACGGAAGAAACTCTTTCAATTTAAATGGCGGTGTTAGGCACTTTAAG GGTGCCTATGTCAACATCGACGAGTTTAGAAATGCATTTCAAGTGACATCAGAGCTGGTCGGATCTGGAGAGCCCTGCAGGAGATCTGGAAACCATTGCTTCCTTTAG
- the LOC131772994 gene encoding gamma-butyrobetaine dioxygenase isoform X3, producing MLLRASLRQPLCHFIWKRTKITSSVNYIKALVSEDCLEIEWNDGHKSRFHNSWLRFSCQCEHCKQSHSGQRTIDTLSIPEPLEISDFSLSKNKENLEVKWENERDHQGVLNLQWLRENCYSEVARKLDNKRRITQPHIGEHSLPEVEYSTIMESREGLWKMLSQLSDHGVSLVKNVPHDDEENVLKVGRLIGPIQETIYGKMFDVVSTPNPINIAYSSVGLSYHIDLAYYESPPGLQLLHCLRFDSDIEGGESLFLDAFYVAEEFRKQFPKEFDDLVRIPGTFQKIHFERDYPVKLVYKRPHIVLSPDKEIVAVTWAPPFEGPLSVPEEDVEPYYRAYRLFSKLMEESPLQKSVRLHKGDLVCFNNRRILHGRNSFNLNGGVRHFKGAYVNIDEFRNAFQVTSELVGSGEPCRRSGNHCFL from the exons ATGCTTTTGAGAGCAAGTCTTAGGCAACCTCTTTGTCATTTTATCTGGAAGAGAACAAAG ATCACATCCAGTGTAAATTACATTAAAGCTCTGGTGTCTGAAGATTGTTTAGAAATAGAATGGAATGATGGACATAAATCTAG GTTTCATAACAGCTGGTTAAGGTTTTCTTGCCAGTGTGAACACTGCAAGCAGTCACACAGTGGCCAGAGGACCATTGACACCCTTTCCATTCCAGAACCACTTGAAATCTCAGATTTCTCACTTTCTA aaaataaggaaaatcttgaagtgaaatgggAGAATGAAAGAGACCACCAAGGTGTACTCAACTTACAGTGGCTGAGAGAAAATTGTTACTCTGAAGTGGCCAGAAAATTAGACAACAAAAGGCGAATAACTCAACCCCATATTGGCGAG CACAGTTTGCCAGAGGTTGAATATAGTACCATTATGGAATCCAGGGAAGGTCTTTGGAA AATGCTGTCTCAGCTAAGTGACCATGGTGTTTCGTTAGTTAAAAATGTTCCTCATGACGATGAGGAAAATGTGTTGAAG GTTGGAAGACTAATTGGACCGATACAAGAGACCATTTATGGAAAA ATGTTTGACGTGGTTTCCACCCCAAATCCAATCAATATTGCATATTCCAGTGTAGGCCTTAGTTACCACATAGATCTTGCTTATTACGAGTCTCCACCTGGACTACAGCTTTTGCACTGCCTCAG GTTTGATTCTGATATCGAAGGTGGGGAAAGTTTATTTCTAGATGCCTTTTACGTTGCTGAGGAATTCAGGAAACAATTTCCTAAAGAATTTGATGATCTTGTGAGAATTCCCGGAACATTTCAGAAGATACATTTTGAAAG GGATTATCCAGTCAAGTTAGTTTACAAGAGACCGCACATTGTTCTCAGTCCAGATAAAGAG aTTGTGGCCGTAACTTGGGCGCCACCTTTTGAGGGTCCCTTGTCAGTTCCGGAG GAAGATGTTGAGCCGTATTATAGAGCTTATAGATTATTTTCAAAGTTGATGGAAGAATCTCCTTTACAG AAATCGGTGAGGTTGCATAAAGGAGACTTAGTATGTTTCAACAATCGGCGTATTCTTCACGGAAGAAACTCTTTCAATTTAAATGGCGGTGTTAGGCACTTTAAG GGTGCCTATGTCAACATCGACGAGTTTAGAAATGCATTTCAAGTGACATCAGAGCTGGTCGGATCTGGAGAGCCCTGCAGGAGATCTGGAAACCATTGCTTCCTTTAG
- the LOC131773035 gene encoding 5-hydroxytryptamine receptor 1D-like, with protein MYSSTATSQNGSAKPADECDMSHVLGGNLDPENSTAFIAITLLTVIAIASCPFTILLNALVIVAVNTKPRLKTSSNILVGCLAVTDVFMGLFAQPMYIACRTLNLHGDTSDEYCTLLRLTRNIIRLLAASSILHVFIMSFERYYAIKNVLTYTAMRNKTRKLLGSSALAWIAAIAGAVLQAFSIKVFITFTSILLSVILAVIIFCQVGVYSETRRHVKCIAAQQVSLEARKKFSKEKKALKLTSCAEAVSRCVCANFAKEKPPTS; from the exons ATGTACTCGAGCACCGCTACCTCACAAAATGGATCAGCAAAACCAGCAGATGAATGCGATATGTCGCACGTTCTGGGAGGAAATCTTGATCCAGAAAACTCGACAGCATTCATCGCCATTACATTACTGACCGTTATAGCCATTGCGTCTTGTCCCTTCACCATTTTGTTGAATGCATTGGTAATCGTGGCAGTGAATACCAAACCTAGACTCAAAACGTCCTCTAATATACTTGTCGGCTGCTTAGCGGTTACTGATGTCTTTATGGGATTGTTCGCCCAACCCATGTACATAGCTTGCAGAACACTAAACTTACATGGGGATACTTCAGACGAGTATTGCACACTACTTCGGTTGACAAGAAACATCATCAGACTTTTAGCTGCCTCATCAATCCTTCACGTATTCATCATGAGTTTTGAGCGATACTACGCCATAAAAAATGTCTTAACCTACACGGCCATGCGAAATAAAACTCGCAAACTTCTTGGTTCGTCCGCCCTGGCCTGGATAGCAGCAATAGCAGGAGCTGTTCTACAAGCGTTTAGCATCAAAGTCTTCATCACTTTCACAAGCATTTTATTAAGCGTAATTTTGGCTGTAATTATCTTTTGCCAGGTTGGAGTGTACTCAGAGACCCGCCGGCATGTAAAGTGCATCGCCGCTCAGCAAGTCTCCCTGGAGGCCAGAAAGAAATTCTCCAAAGAGAAGAAAGCCCTAAAGTTAACAAGTTGC GCTGAGGCAGTTTCGCGTTGCGTTTGTGCAAATTTTGCTAAGGAAAAACCACCCACAAGCTGA